The following are from one region of the Ischnura elegans chromosome X, ioIscEleg1.1, whole genome shotgun sequence genome:
- the LOC124171506 gene encoding uncharacterized protein LOC124171506, with the protein MEENSAVFNVVPICWFEYEEGHEFVLWPNESTSVGEEIKRCVSPSDDWRQCPVIRKTPLIDDYNLAKEFEAVIIRVVEKGYKTKSIAIARNKRVVMKTSTKLPGESSSSDEAAEIIMSSCFNIPQRGNVAHEGKRAKTSLSENENAVAHL; encoded by the exons ATGGAGGAAAATTCTGCTGTTTTCAATGTTGTGCCAATATGTTGGTTTGAGTATGAAGAGGGCCATGAGTTTGTTTTGTGGCCAAACGAAAGCACATCTGTAGGGGAAGAGATAAAGAGATGTGTCTCACCTTCTGATGACTGGAGGCAGTGTCCCGTCATCAGGAAAACTCCATTGATTG ATGACTACAATTTAGCAAAAGAATTCGAGGCTGTCATTATCAGAGTGGTGGAAAAGGGCTACAAAACTAAATCCATAGCTATCGCCAGGAATAAGAGGGTGGTGATGAAAACCTCCACTAAGTTACCTGGGGAATCATCTTCCTCTGATGAGGCTGCAGAGATAATTATGTCATCATGTTTCAACATTCCTCAGAGAGGAAATGTGGCTCATGAAGGGAAGAGAGCAAAAACCTCTCtctctgaaaatgaaaatgcagtagctcacttatga
- the LOC124171504 gene encoding uncharacterized protein LOC124171504: MINNEMDAAQSRDENAGGSGEGNQESQSVELTNRLLVCEKMITNIQACNKKHEMLVAESLKSLEIKMNTVLLNQGKILAYIAPEDKMFEPANMPNILLDNEKDLSNFEEFLKTPSNFKSFVSYVRQMTIDQTDEKESAAHILRKMFTNKFARCINWDGGHGKITFSKTYINKAICISQLKNFPQGKLIKTKTKIQRWFNTSNQRQLEGRRSKAEHSEMGNEDCISPCVIDEGDKEQED, from the exons atgataaataatgaaatggatgCAGCACAGTCAAGGGATGAGAATGCAGGAGGATCTGGAGAAGGCAACCAGGAGTCTCAAA GTGTTGAGTTAACAAACAGGCTCTTGGTATgtgaaaaaatgattacaaatattcAAGCTTGTAATAAGA AACATGAAATGTTAGTTGCAGAATCTCTGAAAAGCCTTGAGATTAAAATGAACACCGTACTACTAAACCAAGGAAAAATTCTAGCATATATTGCTCCAGAAGATAAAATGTTTGAGCCCGCAAATATGCCAAATATACTTTTGGATAATGAGAAGGACCTGAGCAACTTTGAGGAGTTCCTCAAAACTCCATCCAACTTCAAATCATTT GTTTCATATGTTAGGCAAATGACGATTGATCAAACTGATGAAAAGGAGTCAGCAGCCCATATACTAAGAAAAATGTTCACAAATAAATTCGCTCGTTGTATTAATTGGGATGGAGGACacggaaaaattacatttagcaAAACTTACATAAATAAGGCTATTTGCA TCTCCCAATTGAAGAATTTCCCTCAaggaaaattaatcaaaacaaagacaaaaattcaGCGGTGGTTTAACACCAGCAATCAGAGACAATTAGAAGGGAGAAGAAGCAAAGCAGAACATTCTGAAATGGGCAATGAGGATTGTATTTCTCCATGTGTAATTGATGAGGGAGACAAGGAGCAAGAAGATTAG